One Peromyscus leucopus breed LL Stock chromosome 20, UCI_PerLeu_2.1, whole genome shotgun sequence genomic window, TAATTATCCCCTTTCCATGAAGGGCCCCACCTAATCAGGAGGAATAGAGCAGTCTCAGGGATAGGGGATGTGAGCTTCTTCAGCAAGGGAGCAAGCAGGAAGAACAGGCTTCCAAGGCAGGTGCCTCCAGTATACACCCTGCAAAATGATACCACTTAGCCCAGGCAGCCTACGGCAGGCACTGCAGGAATAGCTAGAGTGACCTCTAGTACGCATGAAAGAAGAGACATGGAAAAGTCTAGAGAAAGACCCTTTTCCATGGCAACGTGGGTACGGAGGCCTCAGCATTCACGCCCTACAAGAGCACAGCACCACACCCTGTGCCCTAACTTGCTCCAAAGGCCAAAATAGTCAGCAGTACtgaagggtttaaaaaaaaaaatcagacatgcTGTTTGGCCGAGCACGAGCCCATGGGTACACGGGCCGTGGGTACTCACTCCGGCCAGGGATTTCTGGATGTtctctctggctcttgcaatgTCACGGAGGATCACGCTGGCACCATTCTCCTGCAGACAGTGCAGAAAGAAccggtcttttttgttttggttaaaaaaattttttttaaacatacacacacacacaaaaagaaaaaaatcccacacacgcacaaaaacaaaatctctgaGAACCCTCACTCCAAAAGCAAGAATGCATTACGAAGAGATGAATGCATTACACAGAATGAAAGCTCCCAGGACAGCGAAAAGCGGAAGGTGGCTGAGGCCAGGGCCACAAAGTCTGGGTACACGAAGCCTGCAGGTGGCCATACATGCTGAGGCCTGGACACACACCACCCCTAGACACCTGTTTGCTGGCCCCAGCCGCCTGGGAGCATTAAGAGTGGGCTGTCCCGTGTGTTAGGGTCAGGAGCCAAGGGCAGAAGCACCCCAGCATTCTGCCAAGGCCCTTCTACATGGCCCCGACACGTCTCCGGCCCACCCGGTTCCACCAGCCCTAAGTACGGTCCTCACCTGGCGGGAGCCAGCAGTCACAGGCCCGTTCATCTGCTCGTAGAATTTCCTTTCCGCGTCATCATATTTGAACTTGTCAAACCAAATCTTCTCGTGCACTAGGAAGTTTGTAGCCATTTTTCTGCTGAGATGGGAAAGAGTGGCCAGGTCAGTGTGGCCAGAAGAACTTGCAGGCCTCACCTTCCCGACAGGCTCCAGGCCTACCCTGCCTGAGTACCCAGGACCAGGCCAGAGGTAACCAACGGGGTTGTGACATGCTGGGCCGGCTCACAGTCCTGCTTGGCTCATGAACGGCCTCTCTGCTGCCTACGACCACAATGTTCACCACCAAGCCCCTtccacacacaaaaggaagagTCAACAGTCCTTCCATCCCCCAGATGGGTTCCCCTACCAGGGCCTGGGCGAGGGGTATCCCTAGGCCAGTCCTCCAGACCACTAGGCACCCAGGCCCTGACTCTTCTGATCACACAATCCAACCACAACCCATACCAGCAGCTAGAGCACAAAAGCAATTGCAAGATCGGCAGCCGGCCACCTGCCCACCCTGCAGCCAAACAGGTTTCTAACAATGAGACAAGTCCACTCTGGCCCCTTAAGTTCTTTTTCACAAGAATGTGTCATCCCAGCATGCAACAAGTTTGTCGCTCTCTTTCAGTATATATAAGCACTTTTAGCACCTCTCTGCTTTAAGATGGTTAAAAAACCCAAGGGTACAACGAAAGTCCAATGGCTACCAAGACCAGAGtctgagaactgctgttctagacCATAGATCACTAGGCTCCTGCAAGTCATGCCCCACCACGTGGCTCCTACACCTCGCACAGGATGGGAGCTAGGGGCCGCAAAGTGCCCACAGAGCCCACCATTCACTAGCCTGCCCTTCCTGCCAGGTGGGACAGACCGACCAATCTCACTCTGCCAATTTTCTGGGTGGAAGGCCTCAGGCCATCACGAGACCACCCCAAGTGTCTTCTAACAAGGACAGAGCCCTGACACTGTGCCCCTTTCCCAGGATGCTTTGGTGAGGAGCCAGGCCACTGTGAACACAGGGGCAGGTAGGCGGCAGACCGACGACTGGGTTCCACTCCCCTTTGCCCCTCGCCACCCAAGACTGGTGTTACTCCTGTCCCTTCTATGTCTATCCATCAGATCTATGCTATGTGCCTAGGGGCCACCTCCCATGGTCACTATGACCTGCCACCAGCCCTTCAGACACCACTGTTAGGACTCCATCCACCTGTATTGGAGCAAGATCCCTTGGGGGCCCTGGGCTAAAGGCAGGTTTCTTTCCTCACGGGGAGGTCAAAATGACAAGCACCCTTCAGAGGCTGCAGCATCAGCCACGTGCTGCTCTTGGATTTAACGCCCACCCTTACCTCAATGAACAACACATACTCTAACCTGGGCTGTGGGTGTCAACACCTGTCAGGTGCCGGAGACCCAGCTACAAGGTTTCCCATTCATTCACCCTGCTAATAACAATCTTGTCTTCTGggttctttgggggggggggctttgtcTCATGGAGACCCCTTTCCCCACCAACACTAGCAACTCAGGACTCTGTAACCCTCAAGGACGGAGCACTACaggtgcccaccccacccctacattCAAGCTGGTCAGGTCCACAGGGGGGGATGAgggacaccagcccagggacagctGTCCCTTATTACGCTCGTAGCCCAGGTCCGTCCCGACACCTGCAGTCATATTTCTCCTActtgggtctcaggctggacatGGATGGGCCAGAACGGGGTGTGGGTCGGTGAGCCAAGGAGGCGGCTTCTAGGCGCCAGGCTATGCGCAGGGCCTCGGCGGCATGGTGGCGGCACTCAGCACTGTCGTAGGTGGGCTTGCTGAGCCAGGGGGCCTCTGCGTCCTTGTGTAGGAAGTACCAGTAGGGCAGGGCAGAGGGGGCCTCCCCATCAGCCCGTTTTGACCCGGCTCGCTTGTTTCCTACAGCATTGCGAATCCGACGGTCTCTGCGGCCCCTCCGGGCACCCTCTGCCTGACTGGCTCGCTCTTGCAGGCGCACTTTCCCTGGGGGGTGGCCATCAAAGAGGGCCTCGTAGAACCCCCTTTCCGCTGCATCATACCGGGGCTTCTCCAGCCACACCTCCCGCACCAGCGCCTGCAGGCTGCCCAGAGGAGGCTGGCCGTTAGCTGGTGGGCAAGGCTGGCAGGCCAAGGCCAGGTCAGGAGAGACAGCCGGCTGGCCCGTGTCAGGAGTCCCCTGCCTGTGGCTCCCTTCTACATCCAGCAGTAAGGCCTGAGACCACTCCACAAAAGCCCGCTCAGCCTGATCAAAGCAAGACTTGTTGACCCAGATCCCCCAGATCATGTGGTGGCAGGCCACATGGCTTCCATGCGTACAGGGGCCCCGAGGGGCCAGAGCAGGCGGCTGGGCTGCCTGGGCGGCCACATCTGCCAGCCTCTGGCGGTAGGAGCTTTCTGCCTGGTCGAAGAGGGGCTTGTCCAGCCATACATGGTCAGCTGAGAGGCCCACGAGGGCCAGGTCTGCCTGGCCAAGCCAACTCTTGGGGGATCGCTTCCTCTTTTTCTGGAGGGGCTTCTTGCACTCGTGGCTCTTCCTGGGATCACTCCTGCTGCTGGTGTGGGGGGCCTCTGCCTCGTCGGTGTCCTCTAGGTCCTCCTGGCTGGGCCCGTTCACAGCTGGCACCTTGGCCAGGAGCTGTTGGACAgaggcggtggcggtggcggtggcggcggcggctcgcGTGGCCTCATGCTCATGGAAGCGCCGCTCGGCTTCCTCATACTTGTGCTTGTCCTCCCAGACGGTCTCCAGCGCACAAGAGGCCTTCCCGCTCCTCATCTTCGGGCGCAGCATTAAAAAGCAAGCACAAGAAGGGCAGTTGCAACACAGCAGAGGCACCTGCCTCCCTCGCCCTCCTCGGTCTGGCAGGCAAGGGTGGGCAGGGAGGCCCGGGGAAAGGAGAGGGCAAGCCACCAGAAGGGGCTCCGCCAGATGACATGCAAGGGCACAAGAGTCAAATCCACACCAGGAGCTTTGGTAAACCAAAAGTAGCATACGCGTATATGCAAACCCCCACATCTTATGACTGCATGTGCTGTCTTTGCTAACCCCGTAAGCCCATAGCTTCAGAAAGGGATCTAACACCACCTCCAAACTCAGCAGATACCTTCTCTCCCGGGGCCCCAGATAGGGtggcaaataaaacaaacagctgCACTCATTGACAATGGGCTTTAATATAAACAATTAtggcttctttttggttttgtttgtttttgttttttttttgtgtgtgtcaacACACCCCATGAGATGGTCCATGCTTACTTTTAGTAAATTACTCATGGTTTACTGAAATCAGACTTACACGGGCTGTGCTCTGCATATGCCGAGCCTCACACCTCCTTGAGGTAGGTGGCTGATGTCTCCAGTTCAGTGACAGGGATTTGTGACTGCCAAGGTGGATGGAGCACCAGCAAGCGGCCCATCACTGAAAGTCACCTGCACCTGTCCTGGCCACACAACCCTACCCAGACCCGGGTGCCTTTCCGGAGCAGGGGCAAGTCTTGGGAAAAGGGACAGTGTCTCTGTGAGCCTGACTGACCTCACCGGGATGGGTCAGGGATTGAGTGTCCACCACCAACAGGGCTCCTCAATCAGCTGGCATCACCTCCCCATCAGGAGGCCACCAGACTACAACTCGGAATCCCTCTGACCCGAAGGGTCATCATGGAGACCCCAGAGTCTCAGGATGCCATATCCCACTCAAGACGGCAATCAGTGGACAAGACCCTTGCCCCAGGGGTCTCCGCTTCCTTATTGGGCATGGTGTTACCTCAAGCTCTGTGTGACTTTAGGTACCTGCTCCCTCGGCAGGGTGTGACTCTGAAGTACACACCAATAGCCACAGAGAGGACGACCTGCCTCCACTACTCCTGAAGCTGAATGCTGCCCCATGGAAGGGAGGTTCCAGGCTCTACCAGCCAACCCAGGAGGCCACAAGGATGCTCTTAGTGCCACCACCCTGCCCTAGAAGGGTGGTCCTTTCGAGATTTTTGTAGTCTGGACTCGACTAACAAAACTCAAGGACTAGGGTACAGATGCTGTTATCTTGCTGCTTCTGTGGGTCTGTAAGGAACACCTAGGCCATCTGCTGGGCTCTCAGGGAGTGGAAGGGGATCCTTTGGCTGGACAGCAAACCTTCACCTCACCGTCTAGGATCTTTTCCTAATACACCGACAAAATGCTTAACTGGAAGAGCGTTAAGCTATCCAAATCTAACCTCTGCTCAGGACCTTGGAAAACTCTGCTTGTCACACCCTGAAACCTACCCTCCAAGAGAGATCTAAAGGTCTTTAGTACAGCCCACCCAAGCGCTCTCTACTGTGAGGAGCCAGggccaggagccagaggcccAGCGCAGAGAGGTCTCCAGGCCACCCCCTCACTTACCAAGGccaaggggcaggggcaggggcagggactgAGGAggatcccaggaggcagagcattGTGACATCACCCACCGTCGCCAAGGGGGCAGTGCATGCCATCACAGCAGGACCTGACTGACGCCCACCTCCTGGCTTTCGGTCCCTGAGGCTGCTCTGTTCTTGTGAAGCACTACCAGTCTAGGCCGACCATTCCCTTCAGCGATGCCCACTAACCTGCCCCCTACCAAACTTAGATTAGGCTGGAACCCTCCTGAAGGAAACAGATGTAGCTACTTCCAATGCTCCCCCTGGAAGGGACAGGGCCACCTCCTTAGGCCACATCTTCATGACTGGCCACCACTTCTCCATGGGGCAGAGGGCTATGTGCTGACTTGCTTGGTGTCAGGGCCACATGGGGTACCCACTTGCCACTAGAACAGCTAACTACACTGCTGCTGCTCTGTCCCAGCAAGCTCAGCTCGGCATGGGTATGCCTCCCTCGGGCAAGGCGGTGGCTGGGGGCTCCTTGGCGCAGGTGAAGGGAGACACAGGGCACTTTGCAGGTGTACTTACTTTTGCTTTGGCCTCCTAGGACAGCATGAAGGAAAAGCAGCAAGGTTAGAGGAGCGGGCAAGGCCACCCACGGCAGACGGCAGCTCGGGCAGCCTGGCACAGCCTGGCTGGCCTTTCAGAAAGCTGCTTGTCAAGGTGGCATGGCAAAAGAGGATAAAATGAGATGCACCACCAAATCCCAGGTGGCTGCCTGGTCCTCATCTTTGAGGGCAGCACTCTTCCGTTAGCCCGATATGTAGCTCTTAGGGTTCCTACTATCTAGGAGACAAGCAGAAACCACCACGGAAGCTGCCTGCTCCCACCCCTGTCCTTTTCTGAGCCTACAACAACCTGCATCGAGGTGAGCTAGCACCTACGGATGACCCCTCAGCTGTGGAAGAAGACCAGCATCTTCCCTTCACTGGCAAGGCTTTGGAAGATAAAGACACTCCCCAGTGCCCTATCTCCAAGGGACCAAGTGGTCCAGGTCCAGATAGCTCCAAGCTCTGGGCTCTGCTGCCACCAAGGTCCAGTGTGCACACTGGTACTGGACCTCTTACGGAAATGGTGCCAGCTCGGGGTTGGGATGCCAACCCAAGACCTGAGCACAAATGGCAAAGGCTCCTAAGGGACAAGGTCTTCCCCAACCTGCTTTCTCCACAGGGGTACAATAATAGGCTGAGGACTTAAGCCAGTTTGCACCCAGACTGGGCATACCTGAACTCCATGCATCCCAGGAGGACATTCCTATGCAAACCTGTAGCTGTCCAGGAAAAATAGGCTGGAGACAAGCAGCAGTGAATTTCTCAAACCCCCACAAGCACGGGTTTGCCAATACCCACATGTCTACAACAGggttaccctttctttctcttgaggTTTTATCTGGACCACAGCAGAAACACATGCCAAAGAGACTGAAGTACCAGAAAGGAAAGTCAAGTTCCGGAGACGCAGGCTCAGACACATCAATGGACCTAGAAAGAAACGGCCTAAGCAGCCCTTGCCCTGCTCTTGGATATAGGTTCGAGTCTAGAATGCAAGACTGGCCACCAGAGGTGAGCTGTCAAGACCCTTTGTGTGAAAGCCGGACAATACCTGAGCTCTGGAGGGCCCTGGAAGCAGGCAGCTCCTGTGGCAGACAGGCCCGATAGGTCCTAGGTCCTGAGACATGTTCAACAGCTAGGCATGGCCATGTAGTCCAGCACCCGGCCCTAAACCCACTCACACTCACAAGCCAAAAGAGCTTACTGGCCAGCTGCGGCCTCCGAGGGCCAACCTACATCTGCTCTGCAAAGAAGAGCACAGGTGTGATGACTCTCATAGCTTCTACTAGTTTAGACCAGGCAGTGGCTCCCGCCAAGGACACTTCCGGCTTGGGGACTGGACCCTGAGAAGCTGAGGATTGGTATGTCACAGCTGTGCCCCACAGCAGTAGCAAACATCTGAAGGGTTCCATGTGCTGGTAACGATAGAGAAAAATCTCCCGAGGAGCTGGCTTTCTGAGCCCTAAGCCCCGTATCTTGTCCTCTGGACATTCCGAAATAGCATGTCACTCCATCAGTCATATCACTGTTGGGCTCCCAGTACTATCCGTCCTCATGAGGAAGGTGAGTAGGGAATGGGGTCCGCCAGCAAGCCTAACTCATACCCCTTTACCCCAATAGCAACACCCCCTGGGCTCACCTAGCCCAAGTCTGCGAACCAGTGCTGCCCATCAACACTCTCTGTGTCAAGTGTCCAAAGGGCAGCTGATAGCCCTTGGAATGTGGAGGGCTCCGGAGCAAAGGCTAGCTTTTTAGTCACAACAGACATGCAGTGGAGTAGCCACTTACCTAGGCACAGGAGGGATGATGCCTTTGGTCTTTTTTCATGGGTTAAATCCTACCTCTCCAAGTTCCCACTCTGCCCCCGGATATCCAGTCCTACTCAGAAACACTGGCCTGTGCTGTGTGCCCATCTTGAGACCCAGAGGCTAATGCCCAGCCGAAGCCCAGGCAGCCCCAACCTCCTTGTCCCAAATGCCACTGTTGGAGAGTTCTATTTCTGTTTTAACCCGTGGTGCCCTGACCTGACACACAGGTcttggggcttgctggacagctCTCCGTCCTTTCCACTTGCTAACACACCTGTGCCAAACCTCACACTTAAGCGGGAGATGGCTGTGTGACATCCTAGACAATTAAGGCTCTGATTGGTCTAACCACCCAAATCCCCTGAGTTTGTGCAGATGAGTGGAGCTAGAGACCAAGGCATGCTCCGTTACCTGTATTCCACACAAATGTCTCAACGACTCCAACCTTCAACAAGCACATACCATCTGAGATCTCTGGCACAGCAGAAACGCTCAGTGCCATCATCTCCTGCCGTCAGCCCCCAGGAGACAATTCACTCTTCCTGACCATCAGACCCAAGCCCTCTCAAGCACCTCCGCTTCATCTGTAGTAAGCCCCGGAGCCTCAGCTATCCAAAAGCTGAGCCTGGAGGGATTAGCCCTGTACCAGCTTCCTCCTGAGAGGACAGAAAGTCATGCAGAGCACACACCCCAGGTTAAGAAAGTGTAAGTGGCTCCTCTGCCAACCCCCCAACTGTTTACTGAAGTCTCCAGCGGTCCAAAGGGGAGGCTCATGCTGAACTAGCCACCACTGAGCCTGGGAGGGGACTCCTTGTCCCTTTGAGGACTTCTTCCTCTCGACTCTGATTGGCTCAGGGGGCACCTGGTAGTCCTGTCACATCCATCCTTTGCTTCATCCATGAAGATCTGCCTGAGGTAAGACCCAGTTAGCCCCGAGTGACAGGGATGATTCGGAAGCACCTCTGGGGTGTGGCACCCAAGATTTAGCTTCAACAAGTTCTTTTGCTGCGAGGTAGCCTTTCCTTCTAGAAAACTATGATGCTAGGAGAGAGCGCTCGCGTATTAGAAAAAGAACGGCCGTACCCTTCAACGACCCTTTCCCAAGAAAATTGCCCAGACCCTC contains:
- the Eef1d gene encoding elongation factor 1-delta isoform X4 yields the protein MRSGKASCALETVWEDKHKYEEAERRFHEHEATRAAAATATATASVQQLLAKVPAVNGPSQEDLEDTDEAEAPHTSSRSDPRKSHECKKPLQKKRKRSPKSWLGQADLALVGLSADHVWLDKPLFDQAESSYRQRLADVAAQAAQPPALAPRGPCTHGSHVACHHMIWGIWVNKSCFDQAERAFVEWSQALLLDVEGSHRQGTPDTGQPAVSPDLALACQPCPPANGQPPLGSLQALVREVWLEKPRYDAAERGFYEALFDGHPPGKVRLQERASQAEGARRGRRDRRIRNAVGNKRAGSKRADGEAPSALPYWYFLHKDAEAPWLSKPTYDSAECRHHAAEALRIAWRLEAASLAHRPTPRSGPSMSSLRPKKMATNFLVHEKIWFDKFKYDDAERKFYEQMNGPVTAGSRQENGASVILRDIARARENIQKSLAGSSGPGASSGPGGDHSELVVRIASLEVENQNLRGVVQDLQQAISKLEARLSTLEKNSPAHRATAPQTQHVSPMRQVEPPAKKAATPAEDDEDNDIDLFGSDEEEEDKEAARLREERLRQYAEKKAKKPSLVAKSSILLDVKPWDDETDMAQLEACVRSVQLDGLVWGGSKLVPVGYGIRKLQIQCVVEDDKVGTDLLEEEITKFEEHVQSVDIAAFNKI
- the Eef1d gene encoding elongation factor 1-delta isoform X5 → MRSGKASCALETVWEDKHKYEEAERRFHEHEATRAAAATATATASVQQLLAKVPAVNGPSQEDLEDTDEAEAPHTSSRSDPRKSHECKKPLQKKRKRSPKSWLGQADLALVGLSADHVWLDKPLFDQAESSYRQRLADVAAQAAQPPALAPRGPCTHGSHVACHHMIWGIWVNKSCFDQAERAFVEWSQALLLDVEGSHRQGTPDTGQPAVSPDLALACQPCPPANGQPPLGSLQALVREVWLEKPRYDAAERGFYEALFDGHPPGKVRLQERASQAEGARRGRRDRRIRNAVGNKRAGSKRADGEAPSALPYWYFLHKDAEAPWLSKPTYDSAECRHHAAEALRIAWRLEAASLAHRPTPRSGPSMSSLRPNRKMATNFLVHEKIWFDKFKYDDAERKFYEQMNGPVTAGSRQSSGPGASSGPGGDHSELVVRIASLEVENQNLRGVVQDLQQAISKLEARLSTLEKNSPAHRATAPQTQHVSPMRQVEPPAKKAATPAEDDEDNDIDLFGSDEEEEDKEAARLREERLRQYAEKKAKKPSLVAKSSILLDVKPWDDETDMAQLEACVRSVQLDGLVWGGSKLVPVGYGIRKLQIQCVVEDDKVGTDLLEEEITKFEEHVQSVDIAAFNKI
- the Eef1d gene encoding elongation factor 1-delta isoform X3 is translated as MRSGKASCALETVWEDKHKYEEAERRFHEHEATRAAAATATATASVQQLLAKVPAVNGPSQEDLEDTDEAEAPHTSSRSDPRKSHECKKPLQKKRKRSPKSWLGQADLALVGLSADHVWLDKPLFDQAESSYRQRLADVAAQAAQPPALAPRGPCTHGSHVACHHMIWGIWVNKSCFDQAERAFVEWSQALLLDVEGSHRQGTPDTGQPAVSPDLALACQPCPPANGQPPLGSLQALVREVWLEKPRYDAAERGFYEALFDGHPPGKVRLQERASQAEGARRGRRDRRIRNAVGNKRAGSKRADGEAPSALPYWYFLHKDAEAPWLSKPTYDSAECRHHAAEALRIAWRLEAASLAHRPTPRSGPSMSSLRPNRKMATNFLVHEKIWFDKFKYDDAERKFYEQMNGPVTAGSRQENGASVILRDIARARENIQKSLAGSSGPGASSGPGGDHSELVVRIASLEVENQNLRGVVQDLQQAISKLEARLSTLEKNSPAHRATAPQTQHVSPMRQVEPPAKKAATPAEDDEDNDIDLFGSDEEEEDKEAARLREERLRQYAEKKAKKPSLVAKSSILLDVKPWDDETDMAQLEACVRSVQLDGLVWGGSKLVPVGYGIRKLQIQCVVEDDKVGTDLLEEEITKFEEHVQSVDIAAFNKI
- the Eef1d gene encoding elongation factor 1-delta isoform X2; protein product: MRSGKASCALETVWEDKHKYEEAERRFHEHEATRAAAATATATASVQQLLAKVPAVNGPSQEDLEDTDEAEAPHTSSRSDPRKSHECKKPLQKKRKRSPKSWLGQADLALVGLSADHVWLDKPLFDQAESSYRQRLADVAAQAAQPPALAPRGPCTHGSHVACHHMIWGIWVNKSCFDQAERAFVEWSQALLLDVEGSHRQGTPDTGQPAVSPDLALACQPCPPANGQPPLGSLQALVREVWLEKPRYDAAERGFYEALFDGHPPGKVRLQERASQAEGARRGRRDRRIRNAVGNKRAGSKRADGEAPSALPYWYFLHKDAEAPWLSKPTYDSAECRHHAAEALRIAWRLEAASLAHRPTPRSGPSMSSLRPKKMATNFLVHEKIWFDKFKYDDAERKFYEQMNGPVTAGSRQENGASVILRDIARARENIQKSLAGLKVMLPNSPEALGQATPGTSSGPGASSGPGGDHSELVVRIASLEVENQNLRGVVQDLQQAISKLEARLSTLEKNSPAHRATAPQTQHVSPMRQVEPPAKKAATPAEDDEDNDIDLFGSDEEEEDKEAARLREERLRQYAEKKAKKPSLVAKSSILLDVKPWDDETDMAQLEACVRSVQLDGLVWGGSKLVPVGYGIRKLQIQCVVEDDKVGTDLLEEEITKFEEHVQSVDIAAFNKI
- the Eef1d gene encoding elongation factor 1-delta isoform X1: MRSGKASCALETVWEDKHKYEEAERRFHEHEATRAAAATATATASVQQLLAKVPAVNGPSQEDLEDTDEAEAPHTSSRSDPRKSHECKKPLQKKRKRSPKSWLGQADLALVGLSADHVWLDKPLFDQAESSYRQRLADVAAQAAQPPALAPRGPCTHGSHVACHHMIWGIWVNKSCFDQAERAFVEWSQALLLDVEGSHRQGTPDTGQPAVSPDLALACQPCPPANGQPPLGSLQALVREVWLEKPRYDAAERGFYEALFDGHPPGKVRLQERASQAEGARRGRRDRRIRNAVGNKRAGSKRADGEAPSALPYWYFLHKDAEAPWLSKPTYDSAECRHHAAEALRIAWRLEAASLAHRPTPRSGPSMSSLRPNRKMATNFLVHEKIWFDKFKYDDAERKFYEQMNGPVTAGSRQENGASVILRDIARARENIQKSLAGLKVMLPNSPEALGQATPGTSSGPGASSGPGGDHSELVVRIASLEVENQNLRGVVQDLQQAISKLEARLSTLEKNSPAHRATAPQTQHVSPMRQVEPPAKKAATPAEDDEDNDIDLFGSDEEEEDKEAARLREERLRQYAEKKAKKPSLVAKSSILLDVKPWDDETDMAQLEACVRSVQLDGLVWGGSKLVPVGYGIRKLQIQCVVEDDKVGTDLLEEEITKFEEHVQSVDIAAFNKI